The nucleotide sequence CGGGACAGTCCGGTTTCGACCTTGAACATGCCGCCGTCGAGGGAGGTGAGCAGGCCTTTGACGCCGTGGGACATGGAGCCGAGCATGAGCCCAAGCGATGCGAGGTGGTCTTGCAGGGCCCGGATGGGGGTGATGTCGGCGGCGATTTCGATGACCTGGCTGGTTTCGCCTGTGGCGTCGGGGATGGGGGCGGTGCGAAGCCACATGTTTTTGGCCGCGCCGCAGCGGGTGGACACGACAGTTTCGCCTTCGTGGGGCGCGCCGTCGTGGAAGGAGCTTTCGGCCGGGCAGTGTTCGCAGGGGTCGTCGCGGTGGGCAAACAGTTTGTGGCAGGGGCCGGTTTCGGCCTCGCCGAAGTCGGCGCGCCATTGGCGGTTGGCTTCGACCACGGTGAAGTCCTGGTCCAGCACGGCGATGGCGCAGGGCACGGCGTCGAACAGGCGCTGGAATTTCTCGCGCACGGCCCGCAGCTCTTCCTGGAGCCGGCCCACCTCGGCCACGTCGGCGGCGATCTCGATGACCAGCTCCACCTGGCCGTCCGTGCCGAAGACCGGGGCGGTATGGATCAGCACCGGAATCTCGCGGCCGTCCTTGTCGCGGAAGGTCTCGCGGCCGCGCTGGCCCTGGCCTTGTTCCACGGTGCGCCAGACCGGGCAGGCGTTGCCGCTGCCCTGACGGTCGGCGTAGAGTTCCCAGCTCATCTTGCCCACCACCTCGCCCAGGCGCTGCCGGCCCAGGGTGTTTACGGCCACGATTTCGAGGTAGCGGTTGTGGATGACGATGCAGCAGGGCATCTGGTTGAAATAGCTGGGTCCCTGGTCGAAGGAGGCAATGAGCCCCTCGATGGCGCTGGCCACGCCCTCCACGGCCTGCCCCACGGCCATGCGGCGCTCCATCTCGACCAGGCGGGCGGATTTTTCGCGCACCAGCCGTTCGAGATTGCGGGTGTGTTCGGTGATCTGGCGGCGCATGGACACGCGGTCGGCGGCCCGGTGGAGGGAGGCTGTGAGCAGTTCGTCGCGCACGGGCTTGGTGAGGAAATCCAGGGCCTGGCGCTTGAGGCTCTCGATGGCCAGTTCCATGTCGCCATGGCCGGAAATCATGATGACCTCGATCTCGGGATCGAGGGCTTTGACGCGCGAGAGCAGTTCGATGCCGTCCATGCCGGGCATCTTGATGTCGGTGAGCACGATGGACGGTTTGAAGGTGGCGCACAGCTCCAGGGCTTCGCGGCCGCCGGGGGCGGTTTCCACGTCGTAGCCCAGGTCGGCGATGGAGAGGCTGAGGACTTCGCGGATGGCCTCGTCGTCGTCAACCAGCAGCACCTTCTCGTTCATGCGCCCTCTCCGAAAGGCTTGGCCGTCGCAGGGTCGCGACGGCGGACGGTGAATAATAACCGCCGGCTGGCGGCGCGGCCTCCATGGCGGCCGATGGGCGGTCGGCCGACGCAAGTGTCCATGGAAGGCCGCGCCGCGTGAGCCGGCGGGGGTATGTGCCCAAGCGGGGACCGGGGAAGGGCGAAGCCGAGGGTCGAAGTCGGCGGCTTCCCGAAGTCGTCCTCAGGCTTATTCCCCAAGCATCTCCTTGACAAGGCGCAAGGTCTTGACCCGGTCCACAGGCTTGCTGATGACCGGCACGTTGTTGCCCAGCGCCGGCGGCCGGGGGCCGACGCCGCTTATCACGACGACCGGAATCTCGGCCAGGCCGGGTTCCTTGCGCAGCTTCACGTAGAACAGGGTGCCGCCGCGGGCGGGCATGTCCATGTCCAGGGTGATGAGGTCCGGATTGTGGACCTGGGCCTGTTCCAGGCCGGCCACGCCGTCGGTGGCGGTGAAGGTGGTGAAGCCTTCGCCGTCGAAGAGGTCCTTTAAGTAGCTGACGACTTCGGGATCGTCGTCGATGATGAGTATCTTCTTGGCCATGATGGCATCCTCGTTTTGGTGGTCTTTAACGGGGGGCGGCTTCGCTTAATTTGCCCAGGCCCTTGGCCAGTTCCAGGGCGACGCCGATGCCGCGCTTGAGGTCGGGATCGCCAAGCGCCTTGACCATGCCCAGAGGGCCGACGGGTTCGGCCTTGGCGAGATCCAGGCCGGCCGGCAGGTCGGTGAGCTTGTCGAGCAGCTCCAGCATCTTGGGATCGGACATCTTCTTGAGCAGGCCAATGAGCGCCACGAAGCTGTCGCCCATGGCGGCGATGTCGTCGGGGCCGTAGTGGGCGGCGACCT is from Solidesulfovibrio magneticus RS-1 and encodes:
- a CDS encoding hybrid sensor histidine kinase/response regulator, translating into MNEKVLLVDDDEAIREVLSLSIADLGYDVETAPGGREALELCATFKPSIVLTDIKMPGMDGIELLSRVKALDPEIEVIMISGHGDMELAIESLKRQALDFLTKPVRDELLTASLHRAADRVSMRRQITEHTRNLERLVREKSARLVEMERRMAVGQAVEGVASAIEGLIASFDQGPSYFNQMPCCIVIHNRYLEIVAVNTLGRQRLGEVVGKMSWELYADRQGSGNACPVWRTVEQGQGQRGRETFRDKDGREIPVLIHTAPVFGTDGQVELVIEIAADVAEVGRLQEELRAVREKFQRLFDAVPCAIAVLDQDFTVVEANRQWRADFGEAETGPCHKLFAHRDDPCEHCPAESSFHDGAPHEGETVVSTRCGAAKNMWLRTAPIPDATGETSQVIEIAADITPIRALQDHLASLGLMLGSMSHGVKGLLTSLDGGMFKVETGLSREDWTRVRDGWGVVSDKIGRIRNMVLDILWYAKSREPELSPVSIETFARDLAGIVEPKAQSRDVAFILRLGEAAGTLPMDETALTSAMVNLLENAVDACAEDKAKAFHEVTLTVEATAEAVTFVVADNGVGMDQSTRERMFTLFFSSKGSRGTGLGLFIANQIVAQHGGSIAVTSEPGVGSAIAVRLPRGASVCS
- a CDS encoding response regulator, with product MAKKILIIDDDPEVVSYLKDLFDGEGFTTFTATDGVAGLEQAQVHNPDLITLDMDMPARGGTLFYVKLRKEPGLAEIPVVVISGVGPRPPALGNNVPVISKPVDRVKTLRLVKEMLGE